A segment of the Actinomyces sp. oral taxon 171 str. F0337 genome:
TGTGCTCCGACCACTCACCTGACCATGGTGGTCTCGCCGAACCGCGAACGCTTCACCGCGCTTCGGCGTGCCCACTCGCCAAGAGAAACGAAGGCAACGCCCGTGCGCACGTATACACCGAAGCCCGGCGACGTCGAGAAGAACTGGTACGTCATTGACGCCACCGACGTCATCCTGGGGCGACTCGCGGCCCAGGCCGCCACCCTGCTCCGTGGGAAGCACAAGCCCCAGTTCGCTCCCAATGAGGACTGCGGCGACTACGTCGTCATCATCAACGCCGACAAGGTGGCCCTCACCAACGGCAAGGCTGACAAGAAGTTCGCCTACCGGCACTCCGGCCACCCGGGGGGCCTGACCGCCGTCTCCTACCGCGAGCT
Coding sequences within it:
- the rplM gene encoding 50S ribosomal protein L13, which produces MRTYTPKPGDVEKNWYVIDATDVILGRLAAQAATLLRGKHKPQFAPNEDCGDYVVIINADKVALTNGKADKKFAYRHSGHPGGLTAVSYRELLATRPERAVEKAVKGMVPHTKLGRAQLKKLKVYAGAEHPHASQSPKTFEITQVAQ